In Zalophus californianus isolate mZalCal1 chromosome 17, mZalCal1.pri.v2, whole genome shotgun sequence, one DNA window encodes the following:
- the FOXA3 gene encoding hepatocyte nuclear factor 3-gamma gives MLGSVKMEAHDLAEWSYYPEAGEVYSPVTPVPTMAPLNSYMSLNPLSAPYPPGGLPASPLPSGPLAPPAPAAPLGPTFPGLGASGGGGSGSGYGGPGPGLVHGKEMPKGYRRPLAHAKPPYSYISLITMAIQQAPGKMLTLSEIYQWIMDLFPYYRENQQRWQNSIRHSLSFNDCFVKVARSPDKPGKGSYWALHPSSGNMFENGCYLRRQKRFKLEEKVKKGAGGTSTSRNSAGAAASAAAPAATVSSPPQPQPPPPEPEAQGGEDVGALDCGSPPSSTPYFTGLELPGELKLDAPYNFNHPFSINNLMSEQTPAPPKLDVGFGGYGAEAGEPGVYYQGVYSRSLLNAS, from the exons ATGCTGGGCTCGGTGAAGATGGAGGCCCATGACCTGGCCGAGTGGAGCTACTACCCGGAGGCGGGCGAG GTCTACTCGCCGGTGACCCCAGTGCCCACCATGGCCCCCCTCAACTCCTACATGAGCCTGAACCCTCTGAGTGCTCCCTACCCCCCTGGGGGGCTCCCTGCCTCTCCGCTGCCCTCAGGACCGCTGGCGCCCCCAGCCCCCGCAGCACCCCTGGGGCCCACCTTCCCAGGCCTGGGTGCCAGTGGTGGCGGAGGCAGCGGCTCAGGGTATGGCGGCCCGGGCCCGGGGCTGGTGCACGGGAAGGAGATGCCGAAAGGCTACCGGCGGCCACTGGCCCACGCCAAGCCGCCATATTCCTACATCTCGCTCATCACCATGGCCATCCAGCAGGCGCCGGGCAAGATGCTGACCCTGAGCGAGATCTACCAGTGGATCATGGACCTCTTCCCCTACTACCGGGAGAACCAGCAACGCTGGCAGAACTCCATCCGCCACTCACTGTCTTTCAACGACTGCTTTGTCAAGGTGGCGCGCTCCCCAGACAAGCCGGGCAAGGGCTCCTACTGGGCCCTGCACCCCAGCTCAGGGAACATGTTTGAGAACGGCTGCTACCTGCGCCGCCAGAAGCGCTTCAAGCTGGAGGAGAAGGTGAAGAAAGGGGCTGGCGGGACCTCCACCTCCAGGAACAGTGCAGGGGCGGCTGCCTCGGCCGCCGCCCCTGCCGCCACGGTCAGCTCTCCCCCGCAGCCCCAACCTCCGCCCCCTGAGCCGGAGGCCCAGGGCGGGGAAGATGTGGGGGCTCTGGACTGTGGCTCACCCCCTTCCTCCACACCCTATTTCACTGGCCTGGAGCTCCCCGGGGAGCTGAAGCTGGATGCTCCCTACAACTTCAACCACCCTTTCTCCATCAACAACCTAATGTCGGAACAGACACCGGCACCTCCTAAACTGGACGTGGGGTTTGGGGGCTATGGGGCAGAGGCGGGGGAGCCTGGGGTCTACTACCAGGGTGTCTATTCCCGCTCTCTGCTTAACGCGTCCTAG